One Pyrococcus furiosus DSM 3638 genomic region harbors:
- a CDS encoding Lrp/AsnC family transcriptional regulator codes for MVTAFILMVTAAGKEREVMEKLLAMPEVKEAYVVYGEYDLIVKVETDTLKDLDQFITEKIRKMPEVQMTSTMIAI; via the coding sequence GTGGTTACAGCCTTTATCTTGATGGTAACGGCAGCTGGTAAGGAAAGAGAAGTTATGGAGAAATTACTAGCTATGCCAGAAGTTAAAGAAGCCTACGTAGTCTATGGAGAATACGACCTAATAGTTAAGGTAGAGACCGACACTCTAAAAGACCTTGACCAGTTTATAACAGAAAAGATAAGAAAGATGCCAGAAGTTCAGATGACTTCGACTATGATTGCCATCTGA
- a CDS encoding IS6-like element ISPfu5 family transposase, producing MRTETIIYLLVSVLKTFRRNKIPAKKKTRAINLYLHGLSYRQVGTILEISHTTVWETVQKFAKAVYQPKILAVKKQRNFIAIDETVIKINGQKRFLWAAIDVESKEILAVWITSVRNWWIARDFILVVLKSCEGQPIFLVDKGPWYKSAFKSLGLDYLHVTFGPRNCVERWFRTVKERTKRFWNNFRARDWRRVHRFVFLFSFWYNFVRIHSRFGGPPGDVTEWLQEVIPQLS from the coding sequence ATGAGGACTGAAACCATTATCTACTTACTGGTTTCAGTCTTAAAAACCTTTCGCCGGAACAAAATCCCAGCAAAAAAGAAAACCAGGGCAATAAACCTGTACCTGCACGGACTAAGTTACAGACAGGTAGGAACAATCCTCGAAATCAGCCACACAACAGTCTGGGAAACAGTCCAAAAATTCGCGAAAGCAGTTTACCAGCCGAAAATCCTCGCAGTCAAAAAACAGAGAAACTTCATCGCAATTGACGAGACAGTGATAAAGATCAACGGCCAGAAGAGATTTCTCTGGGCTGCAATCGACGTTGAGAGCAAAGAAATCCTAGCAGTATGGATTACAAGCGTTAGGAACTGGTGGATTGCCAGGGACTTCATTCTAGTTGTTTTGAAATCCTGCGAGGGACAGCCAATTTTCCTGGTTGACAAAGGGCCGTGGTATAAATCAGCGTTTAAATCTCTCGGGCTGGATTATCTGCATGTGACTTTCGGGCCGAGGAACTGTGTTGAGCGCTGGTTTAGGACTGTTAAAGAGAGAACAAAGCGTTTCTGGAATAACTTCAGGGCTAGAGACTGGAGGAGGGTTCACAGGTTTGTTTTTCTGTTTTCATTCTGGTATAATTTTGTTAGAATTCATTCTCGGTTTGGTGGACCGCCTGGTGATGTGACTGAATGGCTTCAGGAGGTGATACCCCAGTTATCCTGA
- the cysS gene encoding cysteine--tRNA ligase, with translation MLKVYNTLTKQKEEFKPLREGEVKMYVCGPTVYDYPHLGHARTYIAFDVIRRYLEHKGYTVLMVMNFTDIDDKIIKRARETGEDPKELAERFIKIFLEDMEALKVKPADIYPRVTDHIDDIIEFIGKLKEKGYAYEGSDGIYFEVKKFPEYGKLSGVKIEDLQKGARVEPGEGKKNPEDFALWKKAKPGEPKWDSPWGEGRPGWHIECSVMSSKYLGESFDIHGGGNDLIFPHHENEIAQSEACFGHEWVKYWLHTGFVMVKGEKMSKSLGNFVTIRELLKRYEPEVIRFFVLQKHYRSPLEYTEEGLQHAKNNLQRLYNTLENIRVALRNAEISYTWGELEFKTYEIIREGKRKFYEAMDDDFNTAEALKAVFEVANAINKYLTEANKPKESILRKALEFFKIVSEVFGVFEDYFREETKEREESEKLIELLVEVRKQLRKEKRYELADMIREELKKLGIQLEDRGSETTWKRIIT, from the coding sequence ATGCTCAAGGTTTACAATACCTTAACGAAACAAAAGGAAGAATTTAAGCCCCTAAGGGAAGGAGAAGTGAAAATGTACGTGTGTGGTCCCACAGTTTATGATTATCCTCACTTGGGACATGCAAGGACATACATAGCCTTTGACGTGATCAGGAGATATTTAGAACATAAAGGATACACCGTACTTATGGTGATGAACTTTACGGATATAGATGACAAGATAATCAAAAGAGCAAGAGAGACGGGAGAAGACCCAAAAGAGCTAGCTGAGAGATTTATAAAAATATTCCTTGAAGATATGGAAGCATTAAAGGTAAAGCCTGCAGATATTTATCCTAGGGTTACAGATCACATAGACGATATTATAGAGTTCATTGGGAAGCTTAAGGAAAAGGGATATGCTTATGAGGGAAGTGATGGAATTTACTTTGAAGTTAAAAAGTTTCCAGAATACGGAAAGCTTAGCGGAGTAAAAATTGAGGATCTCCAAAAAGGAGCAAGAGTTGAACCTGGTGAAGGGAAGAAAAACCCTGAAGATTTCGCCCTATGGAAAAAAGCAAAGCCAGGAGAACCCAAGTGGGATAGTCCATGGGGAGAGGGGAGACCTGGATGGCATATTGAATGTTCAGTCATGAGCAGTAAGTATCTTGGAGAAAGCTTTGATATTCATGGAGGAGGAAATGACTTAATATTCCCCCATCATGAAAATGAAATAGCTCAAAGCGAAGCATGCTTTGGTCATGAATGGGTTAAGTATTGGTTACATACAGGATTTGTTATGGTAAAAGGAGAAAAGATGAGCAAGAGTTTAGGAAACTTCGTCACAATACGAGAATTATTAAAGAGATACGAACCAGAGGTGATAAGGTTCTTTGTTCTACAAAAGCACTATCGTTCTCCCCTTGAATATACAGAAGAAGGACTTCAACACGCAAAGAATAATCTACAGAGGCTTTACAATACCCTTGAAAACATAAGAGTCGCACTAAGGAATGCCGAAATATCTTATACCTGGGGAGAACTGGAATTCAAGACATATGAGATAATTAGAGAAGGGAAAAGAAAATTCTATGAAGCTATGGATGACGATTTTAATACAGCAGAAGCTCTTAAAGCAGTTTTTGAGGTAGCTAATGCAATAAATAAGTATCTAACGGAGGCTAATAAGCCGAAAGAGTCAATACTTAGGAAGGCTCTCGAATTCTTTAAGATCGTTAGTGAAGTTTTCGGAGTATTTGAAGATTATTTCAGAGAGGAAACAAAAGAACGTGAAGAATCCGAAAAATTAATTGAACTCTTAGTAGAGGTCAGAAAACAACTTAGAAAGGAAAAGAGATACGAGTTGGCAGATATGATTCGAGAAGAGCTTAAAAAATTAGGCATACAATTAGAAGATAGGGGAAGCGAAACAACTTGGAAGAGAATTATAACCTAG